A genomic segment from Actinoplanes sichuanensis encodes:
- the tyrS gene encoding tyrosine--tRNA ligase — translation MTFVDDLLWRGLIQDSTDLVELRKKLDGGSITFYVGFDPTAASLHVGHLMQVCTARRLQLAGHRPLLLVGGATGQIGDPRESSERSLNPPEVVEGWVQRIRTQLSPFVTYDGDNAATLVNNLDWTGPMSVVDFLRDVGKHFPVNKMLARDVVRNRLESGISFTEFSYQLLQSNDFYQLHVQHGCELQFGGSDQWGNITAGVDFVRRRGAGPVNAFVTPLVLKSDGTKFGKTEGGAVWLDPSMTTPYSFYQFWINSDDRDVNQYLRYFSFKSREELEELEKATAERPQARLAQRALAEELTALVHGPEEARQAIAASQALFGRGSLDELSADTLRAALSEAGLHGVRGELPTVGVLLKDAGLVASANEARRTITEGGAYLNNERITDGEAEIPTSALLHGRFLVLRRGKRTFAGVELLP, via the coding sequence GTGACTTTCGTAGACGACCTGTTGTGGCGCGGACTCATCCAGGACTCGACCGACCTCGTCGAGCTCCGCAAAAAGCTCGACGGCGGCTCGATCACGTTCTATGTGGGCTTCGACCCCACCGCCGCCTCGCTGCACGTCGGCCACCTGATGCAGGTGTGCACCGCCCGTCGCCTCCAGCTCGCCGGCCACCGCCCGTTGCTGCTCGTCGGCGGCGCCACCGGCCAGATCGGCGACCCGCGCGAGTCCAGCGAGCGCAGCCTCAACCCGCCCGAGGTGGTCGAGGGCTGGGTGCAGCGAATCCGTACTCAGCTGTCCCCGTTCGTCACCTACGACGGCGACAACGCCGCCACCCTCGTCAACAACCTCGACTGGACCGGCCCGATGTCGGTCGTCGACTTCCTACGCGACGTCGGCAAACACTTCCCGGTCAACAAGATGCTGGCCCGCGACGTGGTCCGGAACCGGCTGGAGAGCGGCATCAGCTTCACCGAGTTCAGCTACCAGCTGCTCCAGTCCAACGACTTCTACCAGCTGCACGTCCAGCACGGCTGCGAGCTGCAGTTCGGCGGCTCCGACCAGTGGGGCAACATCACCGCCGGGGTCGACTTCGTCCGGCGTCGCGGCGCCGGCCCGGTCAACGCCTTCGTCACCCCGCTCGTCCTCAAGTCCGACGGCACCAAGTTCGGCAAGACCGAGGGCGGCGCCGTCTGGCTCGACCCGTCGATGACCACGCCGTACAGCTTCTACCAGTTCTGGATCAACAGCGACGACCGCGACGTCAACCAGTACCTGCGCTACTTCAGCTTCAAGTCCCGCGAGGAACTCGAGGAGTTGGAGAAGGCGACCGCCGAGCGGCCGCAGGCCCGGCTCGCGCAGCGAGCCCTCGCCGAGGAGCTCACCGCGCTGGTGCACGGTCCCGAGGAGGCCCGGCAGGCGATCGCTGCCAGCCAGGCCCTTTTCGGGCGAGGTTCGTTGGACGAGCTGTCCGCGGACACGTTGCGCGCCGCGTTGTCCGAGGCCGGCCTTCATGGGGTACGGGGTGAGCTCCCCACCGTGGGTGTGTTGCTCAAGGACGCCGGTCTCGTGGCTTCGGCGAACGAGGCCCGCCGCACGATCACCGAGGGTGGCGCGTACCTCAACAACGAGCGCATCACCGATGGTGAGGCCGAGATCCCGACGTCCGCCCTGCTGCACGGCCGTTTCCTGGTCCTGCGCCGAGGCAAGCGCACGTTCGCCGGGGTCGAACTGCTGCCCTGA
- the mtlA gene encoding mannitol-specific PTS transporter subunit IIC, which produces MASSYTPEVSGSGIRARVQKLGGYLAGMVMPNIGAIIAWGLITALFIPVGWLPNESLAELVGPMITYLLPVLIGYTGGRMVHGQRGAVVGATATMGVIVGADVPMFLGAMIIAPLTAYVLKLFDNAIEGKIRPGFEMLVDNFSAGIIGGGFAILGKLGIGPVVNALTEAAGNGVDWLLDHSLMPLVSILVEPAKVLFLNNAINHGVFSPLGVQQVAEHGKSILFMIESNPGPGLGLLLAYFFFGPKSLRPTTPAAMIIHFFGGIHEIYFPYVLMKPRLILAMMAGGMAGVATFMVTGAGTVASPAPGSIFAFFAVTAKGSHFGMILGVILAAAVTFGVASLLLGFGKLKSDQEPEDDSTDTTADDEVSRKENA; this is translated from the coding sequence ATGGCCTCTTCGTACACCCCCGAGGTCAGCGGTTCCGGAATACGGGCCCGCGTCCAGAAGCTCGGCGGCTACCTCGCCGGGATGGTGATGCCCAACATCGGGGCGATCATCGCCTGGGGTCTGATCACGGCACTGTTCATCCCGGTCGGCTGGCTGCCGAACGAGAGTCTGGCCGAGCTGGTCGGCCCGATGATCACGTACCTGCTCCCGGTCCTGATCGGTTACACCGGCGGCCGGATGGTCCACGGCCAGCGCGGCGCGGTCGTCGGTGCCACCGCCACGATGGGTGTCATCGTCGGCGCCGACGTCCCGATGTTCCTCGGCGCGATGATCATCGCCCCGCTCACCGCCTACGTGCTGAAGCTGTTCGACAACGCGATCGAGGGCAAGATCCGCCCCGGTTTCGAGATGCTCGTCGACAACTTCTCGGCCGGCATCATCGGCGGTGGCTTCGCGATCCTCGGCAAGCTGGGCATCGGCCCGGTCGTCAACGCCCTCACCGAGGCGGCCGGCAACGGCGTCGACTGGCTCCTCGACCACAGCCTGATGCCGCTGGTGTCGATCCTGGTCGAGCCGGCCAAGGTGCTGTTCCTCAACAACGCCATCAACCACGGCGTGTTCAGCCCGCTCGGCGTGCAGCAGGTGGCCGAGCACGGCAAGTCGATCCTGTTCATGATCGAGTCGAACCCCGGCCCCGGCCTCGGCTTGCTCCTGGCCTACTTCTTCTTCGGCCCGAAGTCGCTGCGCCCGACCACCCCGGCTGCGATGATCATCCACTTCTTCGGCGGCATCCACGAGATCTACTTCCCGTACGTGCTGATGAAGCCCCGCCTGATCCTGGCCATGATGGCCGGCGGCATGGCCGGTGTGGCCACCTTCATGGTCACCGGCGCGGGCACCGTGGCCTCGCCGGCCCCGGGCAGCATCTTCGCCTTCTTCGCCGTCACCGCGAAGGGCAGCCACTTCGGGATGATCCTCGGCGTCATCCTGGCCGCCGCGGTCACCTTCGGTGTCGCCTCCCTGCTCCTCGGGTTCGGCAAGCTCAAGTCCGACCAGGAGCCCGAGGACGACAGCACCGACACCACCGCCGACGACGAGGTCAGCCGCAAGGAAAACGCGTAA
- the ptsP gene encoding phosphoenolpyruvate--protein phosphotransferase has protein sequence MPEMLTGIGVCAGIAAGPLLRIAAAPALPAPVPVTDTEAEYTRAEAALAEVVAELGRRADRTTDATVAEVLRAEALMADDEELRDGVRELIGDGHDAPHAIDGAFATFREAFAAAGGYLAERVADLDDLRDRAVAVLLGLPMPGVPAPGHPYVLAARDLAPADTADLDPEQVIGLVTEVGGPTSHTAILARALGLPAVVACPGVLAVPDGTIVLLDGASGQVRVDVSETEAKAAADRAAQVAAAASTLTGPGQTSDGYGVKLLANVGSVKNVPAADEAHAEGIGLFRTELLFLDRVQEPTLDEQVAAYRDVFTAMAGRRVVIRTLDAGADKPLPFLNQDGEPNPALGVRGLRVARQRPDVLTTQLAAIAEARSQTGADVWVMAPMVSTLAEATGFAAAVRDAGLPKAGVMIEVPAAALRAADLLRVVDFLSIGTNDLSQYTFAADRMCGDLADLLDPWQPALLQLIGVCGAAGRTAGKPVGVCGEAAADPLLAPVLVGLGVTSLSMSPRAIGPVRAALAGRTEAECERLAGLAVAAPDASEARRLAI, from the coding sequence ATGCCTGAGATGCTCACCGGCATCGGGGTGTGCGCCGGGATCGCCGCCGGTCCGCTGTTGCGGATCGCGGCCGCCCCGGCGCTCCCGGCCCCCGTCCCGGTCACCGACACCGAGGCGGAGTACACCCGGGCCGAGGCCGCGCTGGCCGAGGTGGTCGCCGAACTCGGCCGCCGCGCCGACCGGACGACCGACGCCACGGTGGCCGAGGTGCTGCGGGCCGAGGCGCTGATGGCCGACGACGAGGAGCTGCGCGACGGCGTACGCGAGCTGATCGGCGACGGCCACGACGCACCGCACGCGATCGACGGTGCGTTCGCGACGTTCCGGGAGGCGTTCGCCGCCGCCGGCGGTTACCTCGCCGAACGGGTCGCCGACCTGGACGATCTCCGCGACCGGGCGGTCGCGGTGCTGCTCGGCCTGCCGATGCCGGGTGTCCCCGCACCCGGCCACCCCTACGTGCTCGCGGCCCGCGACCTGGCCCCCGCGGACACCGCCGACCTCGACCCGGAACAGGTGATCGGCCTGGTCACCGAGGTCGGCGGCCCGACCAGCCACACCGCGATCCTGGCCCGCGCGCTCGGCCTGCCCGCGGTGGTCGCCTGCCCCGGCGTGCTCGCCGTGCCGGACGGCACGATCGTGCTGCTCGACGGCGCGTCCGGGCAGGTCCGGGTGGACGTCTCGGAGACCGAGGCGAAAGCCGCGGCGGACCGGGCGGCCCAGGTGGCTGCCGCGGCGTCGACGTTGACCGGTCCGGGCCAGACCTCCGACGGGTACGGGGTGAAGCTCCTGGCCAATGTCGGTTCGGTCAAGAACGTCCCGGCCGCCGACGAGGCTCACGCCGAGGGGATCGGCCTGTTCCGTACCGAGTTGCTCTTCCTCGACCGTGTCCAGGAGCCGACCCTGGACGAGCAGGTCGCCGCCTACCGTGACGTGTTCACCGCGATGGCCGGGCGGCGCGTCGTCATCCGTACCCTCGATGCCGGAGCCGACAAGCCACTGCCGTTCCTGAATCAGGACGGTGAGCCCAACCCCGCGCTGGGTGTCCGCGGCCTGCGCGTGGCGCGGCAGCGCCCGGACGTACTGACCACGCAGCTCGCCGCGATCGCCGAGGCCCGGTCGCAGACCGGTGCCGACGTGTGGGTGATGGCGCCGATGGTGTCCACCCTGGCCGAGGCGACCGGGTTCGCGGCCGCCGTGCGTGACGCCGGCCTGCCCAAGGCCGGGGTGATGATCGAGGTCCCGGCGGCCGCGCTGCGAGCCGCCGACCTGCTCCGGGTGGTCGACTTCCTGAGCATCGGCACGAACGACCTGAGCCAGTACACGTTCGCCGCCGACCGGATGTGCGGCGATCTGGCCGACCTGCTGGACCCGTGGCAGCCGGCCCTGCTCCAGCTCATCGGCGTGTGTGGGGCGGCCGGTCGGACGGCCGGCAAACCCGTCGGCGTGTGCGGTGAGGCCGCCGCCGATCCGCTGCTCGCGCCGGTGCTGGTCGGGCTCGGGGTGACCAGCCTGTCGATGTCCCCGCGCGCGATCGGCCCGGTCCGGGCGGCGCTCGCCGGGCGTACCGAAGCCGAATGCGAGCGGTTGGCCGGACTCGCGGTGGCCGCGCCGGATGCGTCCGAGGCCCGTAGGCTGGCGATCTGA
- a CDS encoding HPr family phosphocarrier protein, with amino-acid sequence MPTRTVTVGSSSGLHARPAKIFVEAAAKAPVKVTIRSGDRKPVPAKSMLSVLALGAKQGTEVILEAEGEGADEALDSLAELLAKDLDADA; translated from the coding sequence ATGCCCACGCGCACGGTGACCGTCGGTTCCAGCAGCGGCCTGCACGCCCGCCCCGCGAAGATCTTCGTCGAGGCGGCCGCGAAGGCCCCGGTCAAGGTCACGATCCGGTCCGGCGACCGGAAGCCGGTACCCGCCAAGAGCATGCTGTCGGTGCTCGCCCTCGGCGCCAAACAGGGCACCGAGGTGATCCTGGAGGCCGAGGGGGAGGGCGCCGACGAGGCCCTGGACAGCCTGGCCGAGCTGCTGGCGAAGGACCTGGACGCCGATGCCTGA
- a CDS encoding PTS sugar transporter subunit IIA — MSDQLLDPRAIRLGESAADRDDAIRRCGEVLVEIGAAEPGYIDTMLAREQSISTYVGEGVAIPHGTLAGKDLVKRDALAVLRFPETVDWDGEPVTLCVAIAAQGNGHVELLAALAEILLDEDQARELREATEPETVIRLLGSIQEEAKQ; from the coding sequence ATGTCTGACCAGTTGCTCGACCCCCGGGCCATCCGGCTCGGGGAGTCGGCTGCCGACCGTGACGACGCGATCCGTCGCTGCGGAGAGGTCCTGGTCGAGATCGGCGCCGCGGAACCGGGCTACATCGACACGATGCTGGCCCGGGAACAGTCGATCTCCACCTACGTCGGCGAGGGGGTCGCCATCCCGCACGGCACCCTCGCCGGCAAGGACCTGGTCAAGCGCGACGCCCTCGCGGTGCTGCGCTTCCCGGAGACGGTCGACTGGGACGGCGAGCCGGTCACCCTCTGCGTGGCCATCGCCGCCCAGGGCAACGGTCACGTCGAACTTCTTGCCGCTCTCGCCGAGATCCTGCTCGACGAGGACCAGGCCCGCGAACTGCGCGAGGCCACCGAACCCGAGACCGTGATCCGGCTCCTCGGGAGCATCCAGGAGGAAGCGAAACAATGA
- a CDS encoding zinc-dependent dehydrogenase gives MKVVRFHAPGDVRFEDAPEPEAGPGEVKIRVRNCSTCGTDVKISKFGHHHIHPPRVMGHEIAGEIVQVGEGVDGWSAGDRVQVIAAIPCGECAECERGRMTICPNQVSMGYHFEGGFAQYMVVPREVLKVDGLNRIPEGVSFAEASVAEPLACALNAQNLARVGVGDDVVVIGSGPIGCLHVRLARARGAARVFLVELSRQRLEMAANLVKPDAAICAEEVDPVEEILKLTDGRGADVIITAAASGKAQEQAILMAARQGRISFFGGLPKDNPTITCDSNLVHYRELMIVGANGSSPAHNAEALNLVATGAVPVADLITHRLPLESAIDAFGIVARGEAIKVTIEP, from the coding sequence ATGAAGGTCGTACGATTCCACGCCCCCGGCGACGTCCGTTTCGAGGACGCGCCGGAGCCCGAGGCCGGCCCCGGAGAGGTCAAGATCCGGGTCCGGAACTGCTCCACCTGCGGCACCGACGTCAAGATCTCCAAGTTCGGCCACCACCACATCCACCCGCCGCGGGTGATGGGCCACGAGATCGCCGGTGAGATCGTGCAGGTCGGCGAAGGCGTCGACGGCTGGTCGGCCGGCGACCGGGTGCAGGTCATCGCCGCCATCCCGTGCGGCGAGTGTGCCGAGTGCGAGCGCGGCCGGATGACCATCTGCCCCAACCAGGTGTCGATGGGCTACCACTTCGAGGGCGGCTTCGCCCAGTACATGGTGGTGCCCCGCGAGGTCCTCAAGGTCGATGGCCTGAACCGGATCCCGGAGGGTGTCTCGTTCGCCGAGGCGTCCGTCGCCGAGCCGCTGGCCTGCGCCCTCAACGCGCAGAACCTGGCCCGCGTCGGTGTCGGCGACGACGTCGTGGTGATCGGCTCCGGTCCGATCGGCTGCCTGCACGTCCGGCTGGCCCGGGCCCGCGGCGCGGCTCGCGTCTTCCTGGTCGAGCTCAGCCGGCAGCGCCTGGAGATGGCCGCCAACCTGGTCAAGCCGGACGCGGCGATCTGCGCCGAGGAGGTCGACCCGGTCGAGGAGATCCTCAAACTGACCGACGGCCGCGGCGCCGACGTCATCATCACCGCCGCCGCCTCCGGCAAAGCGCAGGAGCAGGCCATCCTGATGGCCGCCCGGCAGGGCCGGATCAGCTTCTTCGGCGGTCTGCCCAAGGACAACCCGACCATCACCTGCGACTCCAACCTGGTCCACTACCGGGAGTTGATGATCGTCGGCGCCAACGGGTCCAGCCCGGCCCACAACGCCGAGGCCCTCAACCTGGTCGCCACCGGCGCGGTGCCGGTCGCCGACCTGATCACCCACCGCCTCCCGCTGGAGAGCGCGATCGACGCCTTCGGCATCGTCGCCCGCGGCGAGGCCATCAAGGTCACCATCGAGCCCTAG
- a CDS encoding PTS sugar transporter subunit IIB — protein sequence MATINGKDIHKLVVACDAGMGSSVMLASTLRKQLGKSGVTVEHTPVNSIPADADVVVCHSGLAARARSVAPDKPIVPFQIFLGDPAVTRVVKAIQQGTDLNV from the coding sequence ATGGCAACCATCAACGGCAAGGACATCCACAAGCTCGTGGTCGCCTGCGACGCGGGAATGGGCAGCAGCGTGATGCTGGCCAGCACCCTGCGCAAGCAGCTCGGCAAGAGCGGGGTAACGGTCGAGCACACCCCGGTGAACTCGATCCCGGCCGACGCCGACGTGGTGGTCTGCCACAGCGGCCTGGCCGCCCGGGCCAGGTCGGTAGCACCCGACAAACCGATCGTGCCGTTCCAGATCTTCCTCGGCGACCCGGCCGTGACCCGCGTGGTCAAGGCCATCCAGCAGGGGACCGATCTCAATGTCTGA
- a CDS encoding polyphosphate kinase 2 family protein translates to MGHLGSANPPFEVSKKKAEARLEAAQERLLRLRLLLGGQIGEKKIGPPLCVVFEGWDASGKGGAIKRLVAPLDPRHVRVAQFAAPTYDEKRHHFLQRFWTVLPGRGGMAVLDRSWYGRVLVERVEGFATDEQWKRAYDEIVEFERTLTAEGMILIKFWMHVSDSEQLKRFESRRDDPLRQWKLTDEDWRNREKRGAYEAAVEEMIDRTDRPKARWHVIAGDDKPYARFAVVEQVCHVLETKLAKRGYDLSAF, encoded by the coding sequence ATGGGTCATCTGGGTAGCGCCAATCCCCCGTTCGAGGTCTCCAAGAAGAAGGCCGAGGCGCGGCTGGAGGCGGCGCAGGAGCGGCTGTTGCGGTTGCGGCTGCTGTTGGGCGGTCAGATCGGGGAGAAGAAGATCGGGCCGCCGCTGTGTGTGGTGTTCGAGGGTTGGGACGCGTCGGGCAAGGGTGGTGCGATCAAGCGCCTGGTGGCGCCGCTGGACCCCAGGCATGTACGGGTGGCGCAGTTCGCCGCGCCGACCTATGACGAGAAGCGGCACCATTTCCTGCAGCGGTTCTGGACCGTGCTGCCGGGCCGGGGCGGGATGGCGGTGCTGGACCGGTCCTGGTATGGCCGGGTGCTGGTGGAACGGGTCGAGGGTTTCGCGACCGACGAGCAGTGGAAGCGGGCGTACGACGAGATCGTGGAGTTCGAGCGGACGCTGACCGCCGAGGGCATGATCCTGATCAAGTTCTGGATGCACGTGTCGGACTCCGAGCAGCTGAAGCGGTTCGAGAGCCGACGTGACGATCCGTTGCGGCAGTGGAAGCTGACCGACGAGGACTGGCGTAACCGGGAGAAGCGGGGGGCGTACGAGGCGGCCGTCGAGGAGATGATCGACCGGACCGACCGTCCGAAGGCGCGCTGGCATGTGATCGCCGGGGATGACAAGCCGTATGCCCGGTTCGCGGTGGTGGAGCAGGTGTGTCATGTGCTGGAGACGAAACTGGCGAAGCGGGGCTACGACTTGAGCGCGTTTTGA